A genomic window from Misgurnus anguillicaudatus unplaced genomic scaffold, ASM2758022v2 HiC_scaffold_29, whole genome shotgun sequence includes:
- the LOC141362801 gene encoding noggin-1: MMDHSQCLMAVYLLLVSLVQCQHYYLLRPIPSDALPLLELKEDPDPIYDPREKDLNETELRSVLGDFDSRFLSIAPPQDRYTGNEDVDEPELQQYPTGLMPKDIRGLDFDMQWGKKRKASKKLKRRLQMWLWSYSFCPVLYSWNDLGSRFWPRFVRAGSCYSKRSCSVPEGMLCKPAKSTHITLLRWRCVQRRGALKCAWIPVQYPIITECKCSCAN, translated from the coding sequence ATGATGGATCATTCGCAGTGTTTGATGGCCGTGTACCTGCTGCTGGTTTCTCTCGTTCAGTGTCAGCATTATTATCTCCTCAGACCCATCCCCAGCGACGCATTACCGCTGCTGGAGCTCAAAGAAGACCCGGACCCCATCTATGACCCACGGGAGAAAGATCTGAACGAAACCGAGCTGAGGAGCGTCCTCGGAGACTTTGACAGCCGCTTCCTCTCCATCGCGCCTCCACAGGACCGCTACACGGGCAACGAGGACGTGGACGAGCCTGAACTGCAGCAGTACCCCACCGGACTCATGCCCAAAGACATCAGGGGTCTGGACTTTGACATGCAGTGGGGCAAAAAGCGCAAAGCGAGTAAAAAGCTGAAGCGCAGGCTGCAGATGTGGCTGTGGTCGTATTCCTTCTGCCCGGTGCTTTACTCGTGGAATGACCTCGGCTCACGGTTCTGGCCGCGGTTCGTCCGGGCTGGAAGCTGCTACAGTAAGAGGTCCTGTTCGGTTCCAGAGGGGATGCTTTGTAAACCTGCCAAATCCACGCATATCACGCTGCTGCGCTGGAGATGCGTGCAAAGGAGAGGCGCGCTCAAATGCGCGTGGATACCCGTGCAGTATCCCATCATAACGGAGTGTAAATGCTCCTGCGCAAACTGA